GCGTTCAAATCGTACTGCCAGACCTGAAACTGCGGCGGGTTAGCTTCGTCGTTGGGGCAGCCCAGGCAACGGGAACTGACCAGCCACACCTCGTCCTGGGTGCGCGGCAGGCAAACTGGGGCCTCATGACCACACGCTGAAGATGTCGTGCCGCAGGGAGCATCGCCCGCTACCGCCGGCCGGACGCAGGGTGATAAGCCGGACCACAATACGGCCCAAGCCACGAGCATTCGCAGGGCGGCGGAGCAGGGCGTCAACCGGATGGAAGAGGTGTGCATAACCCGCAAATGCGCCAGGGTTGACATTCTCGGAGGATGTGGTGCGCGCGGAACTTCCGCAAAGCGGCACCATACATCGCATTGGAAAGACATATCATCTATTCCACCCACGGGCGTTTAGAAAAAACAATCCGGTTGCGAAAAAAAATCTGCATGTTGCGTTTGCACATCACGGGGCGTGGTGTAGAGTTGCTCGACCCGAAGCAAATCGCCTTCCTCCCGACTTTGTTTTGCATTGGAGAGTTCAGTCATGAAAAAGTTTCTTATTGTAACGACGCTGGCGGCATTGACGAGCGCAACGCTTGGATGCTGCGGCCTCGGAAATCCTTGCGGCGGCTGGGGCGGTTGCTTCGGCCGACGCAGCGAATGCGCTCCTTGCGAGGAGCCCATGGGCGGTGATTGCGGCTGCAACCATTGCGACGCTTGTAGCGGCGGCGCCGTGGGTACTCCGGTGATGACCGCGCCGGCCACCACCATTACGCCCGGCCCTGCTTACACCACTGGCTATTTGCCCAAGAACTAGCCAACGGTTCGCTGAACCGCAGAGCGAATAAAACAGCGATGAAATGCCCTGTCAACGACAGCGCCTTCTCATCGGCAATAAACGTCTGTTTCGTCGTGGAACGTACGTATTGTCAAGGAACGATTGTCCGCAATCCGGCAATCGTATACCGGTGGCGCGAAAGTGCGCGGACGCCGCCTCAATGCCGCTTCGGCTGCGCACGCTCTGTCATCCTGAACATGGCGGCGCGCCACGGCATAACTTCGGATATGCCTGCGCCGATTGATCGTCGGCGCAGGTTTTGCGCGTTGGTGTTCATCGTTCGGGGCATGAAATGAAATCGACTTTTTCTCGATCGCGATCTTCACGCCGCGGACGAATGCTATTGCGTGCCTTGATAAACACGGCGGAATTCAATCAGCCAACCGATTTCAACTTGCAAGCGAAATCCGCATCGGCAGGGGCCAAGCTGTCGTCGCCGGCTGCCCGGCATGAAATCCGGCCACCCAAGCCTTTGCCCATTCCGCAGCCCACGCCGCAGGCGCTAACTGATCCGGCCAGCCCGGCATTCGGCAGACCCTCGTTGAACTAGCGGGCAGGCAGTCCACCGGCTGTGTGCGGTGGGTGGCGCCGCATCAAGGCTCTATCTCTTCGTCGTTCGGGCGGTTATGCTCAGTATTGCGCCTGCGAACATCTGTCACGATAGCACGCGTTTTTGGCGAACGGGTAACACATCCGTCGCCGTTGAGCATTGTCATGTCAAATGCCTCACAAACCGTTGAGCCAATTTCCCCCGCTGGTGAAACCACCGCAGGAATCGGCGTCGCGCAAGTGATTTTGAAGCCCCGGAAGGCACAACCGTTTTTTGGCCGTCACCCGTGGGTATTAGATACGGCGATCGCGCGCGTCGACGGCGGGGTGGCCGACGGGGACGTAGTCGACCTGATCTCCGACAAAGGCCGCTTCATTGCCCGCGGATTTTTCAACAGCCGCAGCCGATTGCGTGTGCGACTTTACACCTGGGATGCCGGCACGCCATTGGACGATGCATTTTTTCGACGCCGCTTGGAAACGGCCCTCGCGCTCCGACATGATTTAGGTTACGACTCCCCCACCGGCGCCGCGCGGCTGGTCTATAGCGAAGCCGACGAGCTGAGTGGGCTTATCGTCGATCGCTACGGCCAGTATTTGTCGGTCCAGGCCACCTCACTGGCGATTTGGCAGCGATTGGACAAAATTGTGCCGCTGCTCGTCGATTTGGTTCGTCCCCGCGGTGTCGTGCTGCGTCAGGAACGCGGGGCCGTCCAAATGGAGGGCATGCCGCATGAAGAGGGGCGCGGATGGGGGGAATTGCCCACCGGGCCGGTGTTCATCGAGGAACATGGACTGCGTTACGGCGTCGATTTGCGCGAAGGGCACAAAACCGGATTGTATTTGGATCAGCGCGAGAATCGCCGGGCCGTGGCCGATTTCGCACGGGGCAGACGGATGCTCGATATGTTTTGTTATAGCGGCGGCTTCGCGCTGAATGCCGTTAAACATGGCGGCGCCAGCGAAGTGCTGTGTGTCGATACCAGCGAGAAAGCCCTGGCCCTGGCCCGCGCCAATGCGGAACTCAACGGCGTGGCAAATTTGCACTTTCAACAGGGGGACGGATTTCAAACCCTGCAAGAGTTGGCGTTACGCGGCGATAAATTCGGCATCGTGGTGCTCGACCCACCCAAGTTTGCACGCAATCGAGCATCGGTAAACGACGCCTTA
This genomic stretch from Pirellulales bacterium harbors:
- a CDS encoding class I SAM-dependent rRNA methyltransferase; this encodes MSNASQTVEPISPAGETTAGIGVAQVILKPRKAQPFFGRHPWVLDTAIARVDGGVADGDVVDLISDKGRFIARGFFNSRSRLRVRLYTWDAGTPLDDAFFRRRLETALALRHDLGYDSPTGAARLVYSEADELSGLIVDRYGQYLSVQATSLAIWQRLDKIVPLLVDLVRPRGVVLRQERGAVQMEGMPHEEGRGWGELPTGPVFIEEHGLRYGVDLREGHKTGLYLDQRENRRAVADFARGRRMLDMFCYSGGFALNAVKHGGASEVLCVDTSEKALALARANAELNGVANLHFQQGDGFQTLQELALRGDKFGIVVLDPPKFARNRASVNDALMAYHRINRLAVDLLEPGGILVTCSCSGHVLREDFLHMLAGVSQRTNRSIQVLQHRGAAPDHPISTTCLESEYLKCFVCRVG